The Microplitis demolitor isolate Queensland-Clemson2020A chromosome 9, iyMicDemo2.1a, whole genome shotgun sequence genomic sequence ttataatgttttatgaaatttcatgaatgtTGATGGAATTTCATCAGGCCATTTTCagcatgaaattttatgaaactttatgaaattttataatgttttatgaaattttataatgttttatgaaatttcatgaatgtTGATGGAATTTCATCAGGCCATTTTCagcatgaaattttatgaaattttataatgttttatgaaatttcatgaatgtTGATGGAATTTCATCAGGCCATTTCagcatgaaattttatgaaactttatgaaattttataatgttttatgaaatttcatagatattgatgaaatttcaTCAGGCCATTTTCAgcatgaaatttcatgaaacttcattaatttttataaaatttcatgaaacttcattaatttttataaaattttatgaaattttataaaattccatgGATATTGATGAAATTTGATCAGTCCATTTCagcatgaaattttatgaaactttataaaattttataatgttttatgaaatttcatgaatgtTGATGAAATTTCATCAGGCCATTTTCagcatgaaaatttatgaatttttataaaattttatgaaatttgataaaattccatggattttaatgaaatttgatcagTCCATTTTCagcatgaaattttatgaaactttataaaatttcatgaaacttcataaaattgaatgcattttgatgaaattttatcaggcCATTTTCagcatgaaattttatgaatttttataaaattttatgaattttaatttgtggaattttataaaattttatgaaaaaatgttttcccGGGAGGtcagataaaaaaacttaaaataaaaatcaaagctGGGTCATAAATGATTTACTCACCTGGGTGACGACATAGGAACCTTTCATACTGAAAAGCGGCCTGTGGAACATGAAGAACTGGAACCTGAGCTTGCCCATGTCGTCAGCGACTCGGAAGCTGTCGGCCATGGTAGTGATCCAGTTGACGACGTTCTCGTTCGCGTAAGTGATGAGACCTTGACCGAAAGGATGCTTGCCATCGAGGACAAAGTTGAGGATCCCGTGGATCGAGTTCTCTGTAAGAAGCGTTTCTTCATCAAGATGGACGATCCAGTCATGGTCAGCCAGCTCGTTGACCCCATCCTCAAGGCAGTACTGAAGCGCGCGAGCTTTGAACAAGGCTCCGGACTTGGTCCGGTACTCGCTTGGAACCACGAGCTCCCGGATTCTTCTGTGCGACATCAACCCAATCGGCTTGTCGCTGACGACTTCTATCTGGAAGTTCTCCAGACCCGCGTCTATGCACTTGTTCAGGTTACGCGTGACATTCGTTTTGACCAATTGTGGATAGTCCCCGCGGGTTACTACCCGAATGTTTATAAATGGCGCCAACAATGGCGAGCCTTTGAGCGTTACCTTGTCGGGAAACGCATTGTATATTATCAGTCCTAGGAAATTGAACAATGTTTGTGGCAGTGCCAGTAAAGTTAGCAGTCTCAATAAATATAGCAGCAGGGTCATGAAGCCATAACGCTCCCAAGAGTCCACTACTGGCTTTGGTTCCACGAATGAAAGTACTCCGGATGTGTACTcgaatattgttattaataatatgagGAAACAACAGTGTGATACATGTTTTGCTGTAGACGTTAATAGTATACCTGAAAAATTAATGGGATATTTATTAACGTAAGGGTTGTGGGTACTCTTTCcagaggaaatttaatttcctacaattttttactctttgaatttttttataaagtcgATAGTTTATGAGATAAATATACTGGGTActaatatatgtttttaaaatttttgtaaatatcaataaatatatatgtcttgtgggtactctttccagaggaaatttaattccctacaattttttactctttgaatttttttataaagtcgATAGTTTATGAGATAAATATACTGGGTACTAATAtatgtttttgaaatttttgtaaatatcaatgaatatatgtcttgtgggtactctttccagaggaaatttaatttcctacaattttttactctttgaatttttttataaagtcgATAGTTTATGAGATAAATATACTGGGTACTAATAtatgtttttgaaatttttgtaaatatcaatgaatatatgtcttgtgggtactctttccagaggaaatttaatttcctacaattttttactctttgaatttttttataaagtcgATAGTTTATGAGATAAATATACTGGGTACTAATAtatgtttttgaaatttttgtaaatatcaatgaatatatgtcttgtgggtactctttccagaggaaatttaattccctacaattttttactctttgaatttttttataaagttgatAGTTTACGAGATAAATATACTGGGTActaatatatgtttttaaaatttttgcaaatatcaatgaatatatgtcttgtgggtactctttccagaggaaatttaattccctacaatTTTTGACTCTTTGAATTTTGTTGTAAAGTTGATAGTTTACGAGATAAATACTCTAGGTACTagtatatgtaattattaccacttttataaattttcataataaatataacttgtGAGTACTCTATCCAGAAGAAATTTAAAGAACATTAACAAAAGtatgtatgaatatttttttttttgcaaaaataaaaatttattttgaaaaagttgcatGCATATATAAAGTGTAAATAACCAACAAAtctcgtaaattaaatttatagaagTTTATCACTATTTCAAaaccataaataattattttctcattagTGATTACGTAATTACTTACAATTACTTTTGTTATTTCAATTTACCTGATAATATTGtcatgttgataaaaaaattcttaattgttCAAACTTTTATCTAGCGTCTTGATATTTACGTGAATATTATACatgtaaatatgtatatatatatatattttcatatacatatatgttgtGTAGGGACTAAGAAATAGTTAGTGGCGCTAGTGTCTAAGTCTAGCCGATACTGGGATTCCCTGAATTATTAGAATACGATAAGACATTCAATGACATTttgacattaattttatatatgctaatttagataaattaattaattattaattgctttttttaattgaaataaattaaaaattgaaaaattgactactggtaagtttttttttaattttgaggattcaaattaaaataacgccGAAATTATCGAAGATATGatgaaaatgataagaaatgaatttgtagggcataaaattttctaccaaAATGgtctctataaattttttgataaatttgatatttttcgaaaaattttgtatcaaagttaatttacagtaaaattttgaactttctacaaaatttttaatcctacaaactttaaattaaaataacgccgaaattatcaaagatacgatgaaaatgataagaaatgaatttgtagGGCATAAAATTCTCTACCAAAATGgtctctataaattttttgaaaaatttgatatttttcgaGAAATTTCGATTCAAAGttaatttacagtaaaattttgaactttctacaaaatttttaattctacaaactttaaattaaaataacgccgaaattatcaaagatatgatgaaaatgataagaaatgaatttgtagggcataaaattttctaccaaAATGgtctctataaattttttgaaaaatttgatatttttcgagaaattttgattcaaatttaatttacagtaaaattttgaactttctACGAAATTTTCAGCTCtacaaactttaaatttaaattttcaaggaaactatcaaagatacgatgaaaatgataataaataaatttgtagaagataaaatttcctataaaaatggTCTCTATACATTTTTCTCTGAACTTCATATTTTAGCtgttatttaaatccaaaataagtttcaataaaaaactgggttcaaaatttttcccaaaaaGCTTCTTGTCAAAAAATATAGAACTCCAAGATAAATATCAATGATACGATAGAAACCAAAGAGAcgttttttgtagaaaattaaatttccttcaaaaaaggttcttataaattttgccATAAACTCATTAGTTTAGTCAGAATTCAATGTCaaaatataactatatatttattgttaaaattccattaaaaaaaaaaaaaaaaaaatatttaaaaa encodes the following:
- the LOC106693122 gene encoding beta-1,4-mannosyltransferase egh → MTILSGILLTSTAKHVSHCCFLILLITIFEYTSGVLSFVEPKPVVDSWERYGFMTLLLYLLRLLTLLALPQTLFNFLGLIIYNAFPDKVTLKGSPLLAPFINIRVVTRGDYPQLVKTNVTRNLNKCIDAGLENFQIEVVSDKPIGLMSHRRIRELVVPSEYRTKSGALFKARALQYCLEDGVNELADHDWIVHLDEETLLTENSIHGILNFVLDGKHPFGQGLITYANENVVNWITTMADSFRVADDMGKLRFQFFMFHRPLFSMKGSYVVTQTGAEKHVSFDNGLDGSIAEDCFFALKAYSLGYTFNFIEGEMWEKSPFTISDFIQQRKRWIQGIYLVVHSKVIPLKNKIFLAISWYSWVTLPLSTSNILLAGLCPINCPVIMDALCTFIGAISIYMYIFGVVKSFSLNRFGLMRYLVFISGALAIIPFNLITENIAVIWALFGKKHKFYVVSKELGPPITV